GGATGGGGTGTTCGCGGAAGTTGAGGACAATGCCCAGGTTGTGCAGCAGTTCGAGTAATTGGGTTTTGTCGGTTTCTTCCCAGATGTTTTGTTTGCAGCAGATACTGGCGTATTCGCTCATATTGATGAAGTCTTTGTCAAGGGTTTCCAAACTCTGCTTGACTTGAAACCAGCTTAGCGGCAAAAGATCGTAAACTTCCTTGAGTTGAGAGATTTCGGTGTGGATGGCGCTGCGGAGTTCCTCGATTCCCGTTCCTTTTTCGCAGGAGGTTTCGAGGATAGCTTTGATGTTGGGATATTTGTCGCGCAATGCTTTGCGGTTGAGATCCAGGGGTTGTTCGTCGCACTTATTCCCGACAATGATGACTGGGGATGCGTCGCCGAAGCTTTCGATCAGTTTCAACCAGTATTCGAGGCGGTTTTCGTCTTCGCTGGTGCGGCAGTTGCACACGAGCACGTAGAGGCTGCGTTTGGTAAGGAAAAATTGGTGGGTGGCGTGGTAGATTTCTTGTCCGCCGAAGTCCCAGACGTTGAGTTTGACGGATTTGGTGTTGACTGTAATTTGCCAGTCTGTGATGTTGAGTCCGTCGGTTTGGGATTCGTTGGGGTTATATTTGTCGCAGATTAAGCGGTTAATTAGGGAGGTTTTGCCGACATTGCCTTGTCCGACTAGAAGGACTTTGGCTTCGTTGAGGGGGAGGACTTCGCCACTGCGGAGTTTTTGGAGATAGTTGAAAATGGCGGCGGGAGTACCGGGTTTATCTTTGTTGCCGAGGACTTCTGGAGAAATGGGTAGGGGATTGTGGCGGAGGTCGAGTGTTTCAAGTTTTGCGAGTGTTTCTAAGCATTCTGGAATCTTTTCAATCTGATTATTTCTGAGGTCAAGCCGTGTCAGATTCGACAGTTGAGCGATCGCCTCTGGGATGACTGTAATCTGATTGTTATCGAGGTGAAGCATTGTCAGATTCGACAGTTGGGCGATGACTTCTGAAATTTCGCTAATCTGATTGTTACGGAGGTCAAGCCATGTCAGATTGGACAGTTGGGCGATGACTTCTGGGATTTGGGTAATCTGATTGCTATCGAGGTCAAGCTGTGTCAGATGCGACAGTCTGCCAAGCACCTCTGGAATTTCTGCTATCTGATTGTTCCAGAGAGAAAGACTTGTCAAATTTGACAGGTGGCTGATGACTGCTGGAATTTTCGTAATCTGATTGTCATTGAGGTTAAGCTCAGTCAGATTGGACATTTGAACGAGTGCTTCGCAAAGCTTTGTCAACCCATCTGGGACTTGGGTAATCTGATTTTTACGGAGGCGAAGTTGTGTGAGATTGGGCAGTTGGATAAGCATTGTACAAAGCTTGGCCAACCCATCTGGGACTTGAATAATCTGATTGTCACTGAGATCGAGCTCTTTCAGATTGGGCAGTTGGACAAGTGATTCGTAAAGTTTTGCCAATGCCTCTGGGACTTGTGCAATCTGATTGCCACTGAGGTTAAGACGTGTCAGATTGGGCATTTGGACGAGTGCTTCGCAAAGCTTTGTCAACGCATCTGGGACTTGTGCGATTTGATTGTTCCCGAGGTCAAGATGTGTCAGATTCGACAGTTGAGCGAGCGCCTCTGGGATGACTGTAATCTGATTTATACTGAGGTTAATGTGTGTCAGATTCGAGAGTTGAGCGATCGCCTCTGGGATGACTGCAATCTGATTGGCACTGAGATAAAGCTGTGTGAGATTCGAGAGTTGAGCGATCGCCTCTGGGATGACTGCAATTTGATTATGTCTGAGTTCAAGTAGTGTCAGATTGGACAGTTGCCCGATCGCCTCTGGGATGACTGTAATCTGATTGCTACCGAGGGAAAGCTGTGTCAGATTCGAGAGTTGAGCGAGCGCCTCTGGGATGACTGTAATCTGATTCCTATTGAGGTTAATGTGTGTCAGATTGGACAGTTGCCCGATCGCCTCTGGGATGACTGCAATCTGATTGCTAATGAGGACAAGCTGTGTCAGATTGGAGAGTTGAGCGAGATCCTCTGGGATGACTTTAATCTGATTGTTACTGAGGTTAAGCTGTGTCAGATTGGAGAGTTGAGCGATCGCCTCTGGGATGACTGTAATCTGATTGCTAATGAGGACAAGCTGTGTCAGATGCGACAGTTGCCCGATCGCCTCTGGGATGACTGTAATCTGATTGATCATGAGGTCAATGTGTGTCAGATTGGAGAGTTGAGCGATCGCCTCTGGGATGACTGCAATCTGATTGTTAGCAATCGAAAGTATTTTTAAGTTGGTTAATTGAAAAACTACATCAGGAAACTCTGTTAACTTATTCCCAACCCACTCTTCTTTCTCCTCATCCAACTTCCCCAACAGCAAAGTCTCAAGCTGCGTGCACTTGCCAATCTCCGGCGGCAATTCCTCCAACTCCAGCCCCGCCAAATCCAATTCAGTCAAATTTTCCTCAGCCGCCCGGTGAATTCGCCGCAGTGCTTCCTCTCGCGTCATGCCCTTTCTTTCCCCGTGTGTTTCGCCGCCATCTTGTTTCTATTCTGACAGAGATTTCGGTGCTCCGGGAAAGATTAGCCGCGATCGTGCAGCCGAGAAACCGCATCGAGGCGAGAAACCCCAAAATTGTCATTGCGAGGAACGAAGCAATCTTAGTCTTGGCGATTGCTTCGTGCCTCGCAATGACATATATTTGTTATTTACGCATGGGGCCAAGAAACCGGGTTTCTACGAGTTTTTGGTTGGGTGACGAGAAATATTGAGAGAAACCCGGTTTCTGAGGTTTACGCATGGGGCCAAGAAACCGGGTTTCTTTGAGTTTTTGGTTGGGTGATGAGAAATATCGAGAGAAACCCGGTTTCTGAGATTTACGCATGGGCCAAGAAACCGGGTTTCTACGAGTTTTTGGGTTGGGTGACGATAAATATCGAGAGAAACCCGGTTTCTGAGGTTTACGGTTGGGACAAAGCAAGACAGCTATAATCAGGAGAGCAGTTACAAGAGGAAAGCCAATGGTGACAAGCCTAAATGTGGATACGGCACTGCTGCAAGAGGCGATCGCACTTAAGGAAGAAATTGCGATCGAAACCCTAGTAGAAATCGCCTTGCGCGAATACATTCAACGCCGCAAACAACCGCAGCATCTCGAACTTAGCTTTGGAGAATCTCTCAGTGCATTTCGTGAAAAATATCAAGTACATGAACTAGGTTTAAATCCCGATGAACTTTGGGGAGAGATTCGCGATCGAACTTTTGCAGGGCGCGAGGTCATATTTGAATGACACTGCGTTATTTACTAGATACTAACATTATTTCTGAACCTGTTCGTCCTGTCCCGAATGCCAATGTGATGACTCAATTAATTGAGGCAAAATCCACAGTGGCGATCGCCTCGGTAGTTTGGCACGAAATTCTGCTAGGCTGTTATCGAATGCCAGACTCTAAGCGTCGCCGCGCGATCGAAGCCTATCTTGAGGAAGAAGTGAAAGTGAAATTACCGATTTTGCCCTACACCCAAGAAGCGGCTGAGTGGTTCGCGAAAGAACGAGCAAGGCTAATTGCGATCGGTCAAACACCGTCTTATGCTGATGGGCAAATTGCGGCGATCGCTAAAGTCAACAATCTGATTCTAGTGACACGAAATGTTGCTGATTATGCAAACTTTCAAGATTTACCGATCGAAAACTGGTTTTCTTAAACTTCTCGCGTCATGCCCTTTGTTTCCCCGCCATCTTGTTTCTATTCTGACAGAAATTTCGGTGCTCCGGGAAAGATTAGCCGCAATTGTGCAGCCGAGAAACCGCATCGAGGCGAGAAACCGGGTTTCTTTGAGTTTTTGGTTGGGTGACGATAAATATCGAGAGAAACCCGGTTTCTGAGGTTTATCGTTGGGGCAAGAAACCGGGTTTCTACGAGTTTTTGGTTGGGTGTCGGGAAATATCGAGAGAAACCCGGTTTCTGAGGTTTACGCATGGGGCCAAGAAACCGGGTTTCTACGAGTTTTTGGGTTGGGTGTCGGGAAATATTGAGAGAAACCCGGTTTCTGAGATTTACGGTTGGGGCGAGAAACCGGGTTTCTACGAGTTTTTGGTTGGGTGTCGGGAAATATTGAGAGAAACCCGGTTTCTGAGATTTACGCATGGAGGGAGAAACCACACAATTTTTTGCTGGGTGGTTGAAATTATCGCGCGTACTCTTGAACTACAAAAACTGGATAACTGAACCCACGCTGATTCTGCTTTTTGATGCGAATCAGACGATCGTCGAGCGAATCAACCTCCTGAAGATAGGTATATAAAATAGTAACTTGTCCCAGGTAATCTCGATCGTCTTTACAAATAATTATTCCTGCATGATGCTCGCCGCCACGGTGCAGTGCCACAAAATCATCGCGATTGAAGGTAATCACCGTCCGATTTTGTGCAGTAGCAAAGCGCAGAACCTCGTCATCAGGAATCCCTTGATTCGCTCGATCGGCATCATAAGAAGTTAAAACATCACAGTCAAGGCTACGCAAATGCTCGACCATTGCGATCGGGAAGTTTTCATTAGAGTACAGCCTCACCCTTTCAATCATCGGTTTGATGAGAAACAATAATGCGATCGATTTGTTCGCGATGGCGATCGTAATAACGCCAAGCATTTTCTAGATCGAAACCCGACAAACCTGGATAATTCCGCAGTAACTCAGCCTCATCAGCCCCCTGTTGGTGAAGCGAAACCAGCGTCCAAACAGGAATGCGGGTATTACGAATCCGGGCATTTCCTCCACAAACTCCAGGTGTACTTTGAATCGCCCTAACTGAGAGTTTTTGTTGAAACAGCAAACTCTCTTCAGGTGTTAGCGACTCAATCACTTGAATTAAGGAGTCAACCAACTGAATGTTCATAGCCAGTAATTTACAGAATATGGAATTGCAATTGCCCAAACTATTATAGCAAATTTACCCAGCATCAACGTCTCAAGCTGCGTAAATTTGCCAATCCCCAATTGTCATTGCAAGGAACTAAGCAATCTTAGTCTTTGCGATTGCTTCGGTAAAACGCTCGCAATGACAGACAATATATGTAGACAGGGGGCGAGAAACCGGGTTTCTACGAGTTTCTGGTTTGGTGACGAGAAATATCGAGAGAAACCCGGTTTCTGAGAT
The window above is part of the Microcoleus sp. bin38.metabat.b11b12b14.051 genome. Proteins encoded here:
- a CDS encoding leucine-rich repeat domain-containing protein; amino-acid sequence: MTREEALRRIHRAAEENLTELDLAGLELEELPPEIGKCTQLETLLLGKLDEEKEEWVGNKLTEFPDVVFQLTNLKILSIANNQIAVIPEAIAQLSNLTHIDLMINQITVIPEAIGQLSHLTQLVLISNQITVIPEAIAQLSNLTQLNLSNNQIKVIPEDLAQLSNLTQLVLISNQIAVIPEAIGQLSNLTHINLNRNQITVIPEALAQLSNLTQLSLGSNQITVIPEAIGQLSNLTLLELRHNQIAVIPEAIAQLSNLTQLYLSANQIAVIPEAIAQLSNLTHINLSINQITVIPEALAQLSNLTHLDLGNNQIAQVPDALTKLCEALVQMPNLTRLNLSGNQIAQVPEALAKLYESLVQLPNLKELDLSDNQIIQVPDGLAKLCTMLIQLPNLTQLRLRKNQITQVPDGLTKLCEALVQMSNLTELNLNDNQITKIPAVISHLSNLTSLSLWNNQIAEIPEVLGRLSHLTQLDLDSNQITQIPEVIAQLSNLTWLDLRNNQISEISEVIAQLSNLTMLHLDNNQITVIPEAIAQLSNLTRLDLRNNQIEKIPECLETLAKLETLDLRHNPLPISPEVLGNKDKPGTPAAIFNYLQKLRSGEVLPLNEAKVLLVGQGNVGKTSLINRLICDKYNPNESQTDGLNITDWQITVNTKSVKLNVWDFGGQEIYHATHQFFLTKRSLYVLVCNCRTSEDENRLEYWLKLIESFGDASPVIIVGNKCDEQPLDLNRKALRDKYPNIKAILETSCEKGTGIEELRSAIHTEISQLKEVYDLLPLSWFQVKQSLETLDKDFINMSEYASICCKQNIWEETDKTQLLELLHNLGIVLNFREHPILQSTNILNPHWVTEGIYALLSDEELKVKTKGILTHDDLSRILDSHKYPRHRYNCLTELMGEFQLCFPVRDCREKTFLIPGILPKEEPENTELKGETLEFQYHYDILPDSIVSRFIVLMHDKIHEKIHWRTGVMLAYCEGADVCNIARIKSDPKDQKIFIAVSGRESTRRSFLTIIRDTFSKIHNSFANLEVSQWVPVPGYPDAEPLDYDELLGLEDMGENTVRVGKLKLKLDLRQLLDGYEAIEVRRNKGKGDEKYGREYDDIVDIAKLAVSRPINNKAEVNMTQDSSQTNNLQGAQIGNFAKEVKDSAQLTASGFTQNNNANTAELLKLISSMRETATQFPEEIRDGIILDIEAVEAEIQKPEKERDNPRLKTILKRIVATGLAIGIGVAGVTDFASSAIDLSNKLGVKIELPSAK
- a CDS encoding type II toxin-antitoxin system VapB family antitoxin, producing MVTSLNVDTALLQEAIALKEEIAIETLVEIALREYIQRRKQPQHLELSFGESLSAFREKYQVHELGLNPDELWGEIRDRTFAGREVIFE
- a CDS encoding type II toxin-antitoxin system VapC family toxin, giving the protein MTLRYLLDTNIISEPVRPVPNANVMTQLIEAKSTVAIASVVWHEILLGCYRMPDSKRRRAIEAYLEEEVKVKLPILPYTQEAAEWFAKERARLIAIGQTPSYADGQIAAIAKVNNLILVTRNVADYANFQDLPIENWFS
- a CDS encoding DUF5615 family PIN-like protein, whose protein sequence is MLGVITIAIANKSIALLFLIKPMIERVRLYSNENFPIAMVEHLRSLDCDVLTSYDADRANQGIPDDEVLRFATAQNRTVITFNRDDFVALHRGGEHHAGIIICKDDRDYLGQVTILYTYLQEVDSLDDRLIRIKKQNQRGFSYPVFVVQEYAR
- a CDS encoding DUF433 domain-containing protein — translated: MNIQLVDSLIQVIESLTPEESLLFQQKLSVRAIQSTPGVCGGNARIRNTRIPVWTLVSLHQQGADEAELLRNYPGLSGFDLENAWRYYDRHREQIDRIIVSHQTDD